One genomic region from Streptomyces sp. Li-HN-5-11 encodes:
- a CDS encoding AAA domain-containing protein, which yields MGELVALTGGTGRQPRWQRVGRAVRTKEAGWYAVDLRGSDIGPDQLDALRLAGPESDGIEAKGFAVSETVQNGSLLTLKVAEFADLTDAYLWLLKQPPTFLVEALRDGIAGLGEAPLAGALAGGAIGGTTSPVPGPPGFHPAQVDALRACLGQGVHLVWGPPGTGKTTVLKRAIGDLIARGDRVLLVSATNIAVDNALLGVVKENRHGPGDIVRVGPPQLREVADNPEVSLPLMVRERLAETAERRRAIEAALVAVRARAAELAALDASLVRFDPAAYFDALRLLRTPGQDPVSVRERADVAAALLEEAVATREAAQQAAVAAQRRRDAAEESRRKWAEVDRLRKEQSRILRAAERKQADALMAEDHLRELREELGQLDAQRSVARWRAREKRQELREQLAVTEEDVARTHRAAQAARNTAEAHVVALEKDVADLVAGITHTPERITALEQELASAQSAYRSALDLVAARREETTLLEQAVVRSLDAAELTARAEQQDWPARHARAERLRPQVTADTSRRSALEEEFQQVQEEYERLARNAQGEIIKSAKLVATTLARFRTNKAVFEGPYDVVLVDEAGAATLPEVILATAKATRTAVLLGDFMQLGPVVEERLKDLDRPDVRRWLLPDVFQHCGIQDPEDALRHPACVTLTEQHRFGPAVMSLANSLAYGGMLRGGKQTAAPRPPDDPEIVVVDTDGLHELARPHLTGRRSGWWPAGALIARALVEYHRARGEDTGIVTPYGVQAEATLEALRDVESGGGPLAEVGTAHRFQGREFPVVVFDTVEGADGRELWMSLAHREPGASDWARNGVRLFNVAATRVQTRLYVIGSWERIRSAKNGTAFTHLAALVRTPGVRRLRAGHLITPPHENAPNLGEFGAALADVLARHVEITGIDDETTFFSTFEDEIRKARASVWLWAPWVANRVRGILPLLREAADRGVRVTVFIRDDTDQIQARPDTQNLIADLRAVVHTVIPINFMHQKIAVIDERTVMIGSLNTLSQSWTREVMVTIRGGHFARKLLEHEHAELFTRPPKCARCGGTSIELRRRKNGVWFWRCYDTVCKTGRNGRSDAWNQDIRVGGGRS from the coding sequence TTGGGTGAACTGGTGGCGCTCACGGGCGGCACGGGCAGGCAGCCGCGTTGGCAGCGGGTGGGGCGTGCAGTGCGCACCAAGGAGGCGGGCTGGTACGCGGTGGATCTGCGCGGCTCCGACATCGGACCGGACCAGCTGGACGCGCTGCGGCTCGCGGGCCCCGAGTCGGACGGCATCGAGGCGAAGGGGTTCGCCGTCTCGGAGACGGTGCAGAACGGCTCCCTGCTCACGCTGAAGGTCGCCGAGTTCGCCGACCTCACGGACGCGTATCTGTGGCTGCTCAAGCAGCCGCCGACCTTCCTCGTCGAGGCTCTGCGCGACGGCATCGCCGGGCTGGGTGAGGCGCCGCTGGCGGGCGCCCTGGCCGGGGGTGCGATCGGCGGCACGACCTCACCCGTCCCGGGCCCCCCGGGGTTCCACCCGGCGCAGGTGGACGCCCTCCGCGCGTGTCTGGGCCAGGGCGTGCATCTGGTGTGGGGTCCACCGGGCACCGGCAAGACGACGGTGCTGAAGCGTGCCATCGGTGACCTGATCGCCCGCGGCGACCGTGTGCTGCTGGTGTCCGCCACCAACATCGCCGTGGACAACGCCCTGTTGGGTGTGGTGAAGGAGAACAGGCACGGCCCGGGTGACATCGTCCGGGTGGGCCCGCCTCAGTTGCGGGAGGTCGCCGACAATCCGGAGGTGTCGCTGCCGCTCATGGTGCGCGAGCGCCTGGCCGAGACGGCGGAGCGCAGGCGTGCGATCGAGGCCGCGCTGGTCGCCGTCCGGGCCCGCGCGGCGGAACTGGCCGCGCTGGACGCCTCCCTCGTCCGCTTCGATCCGGCCGCGTACTTCGACGCGCTGAGGCTGCTGCGCACGCCCGGCCAGGATCCGGTGTCCGTACGGGAGCGGGCGGATGTGGCGGCGGCCCTGCTGGAGGAGGCCGTGGCGACCCGGGAGGCGGCGCAGCAGGCCGCGGTGGCGGCCCAGCGGCGCCGGGACGCGGCGGAGGAGTCGCGGCGGAAGTGGGCGGAGGTCGACCGGCTGCGCAAGGAGCAGTCCCGCATCCTCAGGGCCGCGGAGCGCAAGCAGGCAGATGCCCTGATGGCCGAGGACCACCTTCGCGAGCTGCGCGAGGAGCTGGGGCAGCTCGACGCCCAGCGGTCGGTGGCCCGGTGGCGCGCCCGGGAGAAACGGCAGGAACTGCGCGAGCAGCTGGCCGTCACCGAGGAGGACGTGGCCCGCACACACCGGGCGGCGCAGGCCGCGCGCAACACGGCCGAGGCGCACGTCGTCGCACTGGAGAAGGACGTGGCGGACCTGGTCGCCGGCATCACCCACACACCTGAACGGATCACGGCTCTGGAGCAGGAACTGGCCTCGGCGCAGTCCGCGTACAGGTCGGCCCTGGACCTCGTGGCCGCCCGCCGCGAGGAGACCACCCTGTTGGAACAGGCCGTCGTCCGCTCCCTGGACGCCGCGGAACTCACCGCCCGCGCCGAACAGCAGGACTGGCCCGCCCGCCACGCCCGCGCCGAGCGATTACGGCCGCAGGTAACTGCCGACACCTCCCGCCGCTCCGCGCTGGAGGAGGAGTTCCAGCAGGTCCAGGAGGAGTACGAACGCCTCGCCCGCAACGCCCAGGGCGAGATCATCAAGAGCGCGAAACTGGTCGCCACCACCCTGGCCCGGTTCCGCACCAACAAGGCGGTCTTCGAGGGCCCTTACGACGTGGTCCTGGTCGACGAGGCGGGCGCGGCGACGCTGCCCGAGGTGATCCTCGCGACGGCGAAGGCGACCCGGACGGCCGTCCTGCTCGGTGATTTCATGCAGCTCGGCCCGGTCGTCGAGGAACGGCTGAAGGATCTCGACCGCCCGGACGTCAGGCGCTGGCTGCTCCCGGACGTCTTCCAGCACTGTGGCATCCAGGACCCGGAGGACGCCCTGCGGCACCCGGCCTGCGTCACCCTGACCGAGCAGCACCGCTTCGGTCCTGCGGTGATGAGCCTGGCCAACTCGCTCGCGTACGGAGGAATGCTGCGGGGCGGCAAGCAGACCGCGGCACCGCGGCCCCCCGACGACCCGGAGATCGTCGTCGTCGACACCGACGGACTGCACGAACTGGCCAGGCCCCACCTGACCGGACGCCGAAGCGGCTGGTGGCCGGCCGGGGCACTGATCGCCAGGGCACTGGTGGAGTACCACCGCGCGAGGGGAGAGGACACCGGCATCGTCACCCCCTACGGCGTCCAGGCGGAGGCGACCCTGGAGGCCCTGCGGGACGTGGAGAGCGGCGGCGGCCCGCTCGCGGAGGTGGGCACGGCGCACCGCTTCCAGGGCCGGGAGTTCCCCGTCGTCGTCTTCGACACGGTCGAGGGCGCCGACGGCCGGGAACTGTGGATGTCGCTGGCACACCGGGAGCCGGGCGCGTCGGACTGGGCGCGCAACGGCGTACGCCTGTTCAACGTGGCGGCCACCCGCGTCCAGACCCGCCTCTACGTCATCGGCAGCTGGGAGCGCATACGGTCCGCGAAGAACGGCACGGCCTTCACCCACCTGGCCGCTCTGGTCCGCACCCCGGGCGTACGACGCCTGCGGGCCGGCCATCTGATCACTCCGCCGCACGAGAATGCCCCGAACCTCGGCGAGTTCGGCGCCGCCCTCGCCGACGTGCTCGCCCGGCATGTCGAGATCACGGGCATCGACGACGAGACGACGTTCTTCAGCACCTTCGAGGACGAGATCCGCAAGGCCCGCGCTTCTGTCTGGCTGTGGGCGCCGTGGGTCGCGAATCGGGTACGCGGCATCCTGCCACTGCTGCGCGAGGCGGCCGATCGCGGCGTACGCGTGACCGTGTTCATCCGCGACGACACGGACCAGATCCAGGCCCGCCCGGACACCCAGAATCTGATCGCGGACCTCCGGGCCGTCGTCCACACGGTCATTCCCATCAACTTCATGCACCAGAAGATCGCGGTGATCGACGAGCGGACGGTGATGATCGGCAGCCTCAACACCCTGTCCCAGTCGTGGACCCGCGAGGTCATGGTGACGATCCGCGGCGGCCACTTCGCCCGCAAGCTCCTGGAGCACGAGCACGCCGAGTTGTTCACCCGCCCGCCGAAGTGCGCCCGCTGCGGCGGCACGAGCATCGAACTGCGCCGCCGTAAGAACGGCGTCTGGTTCTGGCGCTGCTACGACACGGTCTGCAAGACGGGACGGAACGGCCGGAGCGACGCCTGGAACCAGGACATCAGGGTGGGTGGGGGGAGGAGTTGA
- a CDS encoding PglY protein, whose product MPTSELLLKDVIEIKEDVHAGDFKIELSQGFSETDARVAEYVVTEQLQKAFRQALDIVAACVRSGNSEAAYLHGSFGSGKSHFLTVLHAVLNNHPSVRTKPRLMEVVAPHDEWLRRSRFLMVPYHLVGSADLDSALLGGYVHTVRELHSDQPLPAVYRADALLADARNQREFLGDDAKFLQWLGKGAAALTPSAAAPVEADPDDMPMIDGEAAALPAGTWTGADFDRAFAGAPDDPYRERLVSALLSGPMAAYAQGMRGEASAFLPLENGLKVISRHAQSLGYTGVVLFLDELVLWLQAKMGNQDFVRDQVQRLVKLIESGDSGRPVPIVSFISRQRDLSQLIGSDVVGADVTNLEQQIEYLAERFNVVDLEDSNLVEIIKHRVLAPKPGMESVRDDAFKLVESSNDEVRQILLDAQGRTEASWDDFRELYPLSPALLNVLVDLSGALQRERTGLKLVQELLRRRRDDLKLGELIPLGDLWDVIAHRSGAAFTPRLRKDAETADDFHGRVREELLRKYKNPDDKRFQADERLIKTLLLAALAPNVPALTRLTGTRLAALNHGSIRTRVGDAGSVAAKRLRELQVSFDSELRSEGDKTDPVFHLHLSDIDVEPLLEEVQGVADQLGYRRQWIKDQLWHELGIQDTQPFVCERDVVWRGTKRTVEFIFGNVRDTHLPDDEFAPQQPGNLRIVFDYPFDNGDHGPVDDLQRVDRLRRAGRTEPTLVWLPDFFSEQTSRQLGRLLKINYLLERDRLDEHTATRPAEERAQIRNQLKASRDNISGHLTDALLQLYGINRAEPETVGATVPDGQHLVSLLPGFTRTRPEPSVGFEQNLLLLADGMFAARYPKHPDFDPRLTRKAITLRELKTTMEWIARAMEDGSRRVVVDSQQLPAVRKIVHALGLGEVHDGPLNVSNDWRLRINKKAAENPDAGDDLAVETIRDWITELGYEGLDRNVGNLIIATYALLDDRTWIYQTQVVPQAPELDRIIPGYGLRAVTLPDEDTFNTALRRAGAIFGQSVSPVLFARNVSRLAAQVRAVAEEHRTAVGETRTLLQDNAVRLGLEGPGGVDAPRLKSTKAAADLIARLLRTTDATSLTEELASATYEVTDREIGAALKQAPEVLQVLRAQRDSRWSDLDMVRELAGRDDGVGDRAQRLLGTVRRAANAHEEDESLVPVLDSLQESAVALMREATRLAQAARPVEPVPPAEPTAEDVRLTEHGTPPVPAAPAVPGEPDRGAPHPGPAPQDPRVGYAAESARRSAAYVVEPTRLESTLATTVDGLSADIRRFLTAHPGARVQVTWQVIEDAHGEAGAGGQDEKETER is encoded by the coding sequence ATGCCCACGAGCGAGCTCCTGCTGAAGGACGTCATCGAGATCAAGGAAGACGTCCATGCCGGCGACTTCAAGATCGAGCTCTCCCAGGGCTTCAGCGAGACCGACGCCCGGGTGGCCGAGTACGTGGTCACCGAGCAGCTTCAGAAGGCGTTCCGACAGGCGCTGGACATCGTGGCGGCATGCGTCAGGTCGGGCAACTCGGAAGCCGCCTACCTGCACGGTTCCTTCGGCTCGGGCAAGAGCCACTTCCTGACCGTGCTGCACGCCGTGCTCAACAACCACCCGTCCGTCCGCACCAAGCCTCGGCTGATGGAGGTCGTGGCGCCGCACGACGAGTGGCTGCGGCGCAGCCGGTTCCTGATGGTGCCGTACCACCTCGTCGGCTCCGCCGACCTCGACTCCGCCCTGCTCGGCGGCTATGTGCACACGGTGCGGGAGCTCCACTCCGATCAGCCGCTGCCTGCCGTCTACCGGGCTGACGCGTTGCTTGCCGACGCCCGCAATCAGCGGGAGTTCCTCGGCGACGACGCCAAGTTCCTGCAGTGGCTCGGCAAGGGAGCCGCGGCCCTCACGCCGAGCGCGGCCGCACCCGTGGAGGCCGACCCGGACGACATGCCGATGATCGACGGCGAGGCCGCGGCGCTGCCCGCCGGGACGTGGACGGGTGCCGACTTCGACCGGGCCTTCGCGGGCGCGCCCGACGACCCGTACCGCGAGCGGCTGGTCTCCGCCCTGCTCAGCGGCCCCATGGCCGCCTACGCACAGGGCATGCGCGGCGAGGCCAGCGCGTTCCTGCCGCTGGAGAACGGCCTCAAGGTCATCTCCCGGCACGCCCAGTCCCTCGGCTACACCGGAGTCGTCCTCTTCCTCGACGAACTGGTCCTGTGGCTCCAGGCGAAGATGGGCAACCAGGACTTCGTGCGCGACCAGGTACAGCGGCTGGTCAAACTCATCGAGTCCGGGGACAGCGGCCGGCCGGTGCCGATCGTGTCGTTCATCTCCCGTCAGCGCGACCTGTCGCAGCTGATCGGCTCGGACGTCGTCGGCGCCGACGTGACCAACCTTGAGCAGCAGATCGAGTACCTGGCCGAGCGGTTCAACGTCGTCGACCTGGAGGACAGCAACCTCGTCGAGATCATCAAGCACCGCGTGCTCGCCCCGAAGCCCGGCATGGAGTCGGTGCGCGACGATGCGTTCAAACTCGTCGAGTCCTCCAACGACGAGGTGCGCCAGATCCTTCTGGACGCGCAGGGCCGCACCGAGGCCTCCTGGGACGACTTCCGGGAGCTGTACCCGCTCTCCCCGGCGCTCCTCAACGTCCTCGTCGACCTGTCGGGTGCCCTCCAGCGCGAGCGCACCGGCCTCAAACTCGTCCAGGAGCTGCTGCGCCGCCGCCGCGACGACCTGAAGCTCGGGGAACTCATCCCGCTCGGCGACCTGTGGGACGTCATCGCCCACCGCTCCGGAGCCGCGTTCACTCCCCGGCTGCGCAAGGACGCGGAGACCGCCGACGACTTCCACGGGCGGGTGCGCGAGGAACTGCTGCGCAAGTACAAGAACCCCGACGACAAAAGGTTCCAGGCCGACGAGCGGCTCATCAAGACCCTGCTGCTGGCCGCGCTCGCACCCAACGTGCCCGCCCTGACCCGGCTCACCGGCACCCGGCTCGCCGCGCTCAACCACGGCTCGATCCGCACCCGTGTGGGAGACGCCGGTTCCGTCGCCGCCAAGCGGCTGCGGGAACTGCAGGTCTCCTTCGACAGCGAGCTGCGCAGCGAGGGAGACAAGACCGACCCCGTCTTCCACCTGCACCTCTCCGACATCGACGTCGAACCGCTCCTCGAAGAGGTGCAGGGCGTCGCCGACCAGCTCGGCTACCGACGGCAGTGGATCAAGGACCAGCTCTGGCACGAGCTGGGCATCCAGGACACCCAGCCCTTCGTCTGCGAACGGGACGTCGTCTGGCGCGGCACCAAACGCACCGTCGAGTTCATCTTCGGCAACGTGCGCGACACCCACCTGCCCGACGACGAGTTCGCACCCCAGCAGCCAGGGAACCTCCGCATCGTCTTCGACTACCCCTTCGACAACGGCGACCACGGGCCCGTCGACGACCTCCAGCGCGTCGACCGGCTGCGGCGGGCGGGCCGTACCGAGCCCACGCTCGTCTGGCTGCCCGACTTCTTCTCCGAACAGACCTCCCGGCAGCTCGGACGCCTGCTGAAGATCAACTACTTGCTGGAGCGCGACCGGCTCGACGAGCACACCGCCACCCGCCCCGCCGAGGAGCGGGCACAGATCCGCAACCAGCTGAAGGCCTCCCGGGACAACATCAGCGGCCACCTCACCGACGCCCTGCTCCAGCTGTACGGGATCAACCGAGCCGAGCCGGAGACCGTCGGCGCGACCGTGCCCGATGGGCAGCACCTGGTGTCCCTGCTGCCGGGCTTCACCCGCACCCGGCCGGAGCCGTCGGTCGGCTTCGAGCAGAACCTGCTGCTGCTCGCCGACGGCATGTTCGCCGCCCGGTACCCCAAGCACCCCGACTTCGACCCGCGGCTGACCCGTAAGGCCATCACCCTGCGCGAACTCAAGACCACCATGGAGTGGATCGCCCGGGCGATGGAGGACGGCTCCCGGCGGGTCGTCGTGGACAGCCAGCAACTGCCCGCCGTCAGGAAGATCGTGCACGCGCTCGGCCTCGGCGAGGTCCACGACGGACCGCTCAACGTCAGCAACGACTGGCGGCTGCGCATCAACAAGAAGGCCGCCGAGAACCCCGACGCCGGCGACGACCTCGCCGTCGAGACGATCCGCGACTGGATCACCGAGCTCGGCTACGAGGGCCTCGACCGCAACGTCGGCAACCTGATCATCGCGACCTACGCGCTGCTCGACGACCGCACCTGGATCTACCAGACCCAGGTCGTGCCGCAGGCCCCCGAACTTGACCGCATCATCCCCGGCTACGGCCTGCGGGCCGTCACCCTCCCCGACGAGGACACCTTCAACACCGCACTTCGACGCGCCGGGGCCATCTTCGGGCAGAGCGTGTCGCCGGTGCTCTTCGCCAGGAACGTCTCGCGGCTCGCAGCGCAGGTGCGCGCCGTCGCCGAAGAGCACCGCACCGCCGTGGGGGAGACCCGGACACTGCTCCAGGACAATGCCGTACGGCTCGGTCTGGAAGGGCCCGGCGGCGTGGACGCGCCGCGGCTGAAGTCCACGAAGGCCGCCGCCGACCTGATCGCCCGACTGCTGCGCACTACCGACGCGACCAGTCTCACGGAAGAACTCGCCAGCGCCACTTACGAAGTGACGGACCGTGAGATCGGTGCCGCTCTCAAGCAGGCCCCCGAAGTGCTGCAGGTACTGCGGGCACAGCGCGACAGCCGCTGGTCCGACCTGGACATGGTCCGCGAACTCGCGGGCCGCGACGACGGCGTCGGCGACCGAGCGCAGCGGCTGCTGGGCACCGTCCGACGGGCGGCCAACGCCCATGAGGAGGACGAGTCCCTCGTCCCAGTGCTGGACTCGCTGCAGGAGTCGGCCGTGGCCCTCATGCGGGAAGCCACCCGGCTCGCGCAGGCGGCCCGGCCGGTCGAGCCCGTTCCACCCGCAGAGCCGACCGCGGAGGACGTACGCCTCACCGAGCACGGCACGCCCCCGGTGCCTGCGGCTCCTGCCGTCCCCGGGGAGCCAGACCGAGGCGCCCCGCATCCCGGACCGGCTCCGCAGGATCCGCGCGTGGGCTACGCTGCCGAATCCGCCCGCCGTTCCGCCGCGTACGTCGTAGAACCCACCCGGTTGGAATCCACGCTCGCGACCACCGTCGACGGGCTCAGCGCCGACATCCGCCGCTTCCTCACCGCGCACCCCGGCGCTCGCGTCCAGGTCACCTGGCAGGTCATCGAGGACGCCCACGGCGAGGCCGGAGCGGGCGGCCAGGACGAGAAGGAGACCGAACGCTGA
- the pglZ gene encoding BREX-2 system phosphatase PglZ — translation MALLPQVGRRTVEALLDRHAKKLAEHSLMLVHGQYAAGSATTFTAEVGERTRRVTVRDESSVLGILAAWHSHRDEAAPGDLLVVTTGVDDDQLGWDLRGHAVHRRTLTVEKAEIVTQRFGATGLDVRMYREDWLLQALVDAEPAGRGWPRTAGVLTRDAALRALVVERLGLDHPDISPHATAEAAVDADVLLAWSRTPAGPRRFAALGDTERAELKRWLGEVAGPAAPVLLTLAEIGRGHDAMALGLLGAALRDPAADPDVALAVGGLFGKAGPRRGEIGAFTDAVEGTLLRWIGEAAGSVDARHKVFAVLQRADNLARDAGLTAGLNGSRFLLSSFAAQLAAVVEGAHTSPAHGESALAELTGHALAGLFPDRVRVAEMAVRLARWLRQGPPAVTSVAAGVRDHVAEWGWADRALSVLWAGDPGGDPAVARGLRDLYEDGRAQRERLDEQFARHLAGWAPNATAQQPGGCLVVENVLDTVVRPLTTGGPPLVIVLDGMSSAVAAQLGEEAEREGWQEIVPRPGEGARRTRLAAVSMLPSITRTSRASLLCGTATQGGQSTEASGFAAFWKKRRRDAVLFHKASIGGDAGHFLAQELTSALASDAVVGVVLNTIDDALDSGQQGQRTVWSLGDITYLRELLAAARSYARPVVLVADHGHVIDRGRGRVTPAADGGGSARWRPDTDAGDGEVVLSGPRVLEGGGTITVPWHEDIRYAARRAGYHGGASLAEITVAVLVLLPSKELAPRDWEPLPREQAAPSWWKAATTTPVEASEPQPESATQPVRRPKPARRQNEELFGNDDVVMPEAVREVPSVPATLGGRVVASEVYEAQKEYVRKAPEGKVVAAVIDALAAAGGTMSPAALAAAISATGRVRRNIEGFVATVQRLLNVEGYPVLGFVDAGHAVKLDVALLRDQFLAGEARGGSPRKETP, via the coding sequence ATGGCGCTCCTGCCACAGGTGGGACGGCGCACCGTCGAGGCGCTCCTGGACCGGCATGCCAAGAAGCTGGCCGAGCACAGTCTCATGCTGGTCCACGGACAGTACGCGGCCGGCTCGGCCACCACCTTCACCGCCGAGGTCGGTGAGCGGACTCGTCGGGTCACGGTGCGCGACGAGTCCTCCGTCCTCGGCATCCTGGCCGCCTGGCACAGCCACCGCGACGAGGCCGCGCCCGGTGACCTGCTGGTGGTCACCACCGGTGTCGACGACGACCAGCTCGGCTGGGACCTGCGCGGGCACGCGGTGCACCGGCGCACCCTCACCGTCGAGAAGGCCGAGATCGTGACGCAGCGGTTCGGGGCCACCGGACTCGACGTGCGCATGTATCGCGAGGACTGGCTCCTCCAGGCCCTCGTCGACGCCGAACCCGCCGGACGGGGTTGGCCGCGCACCGCGGGCGTCCTCACCCGGGACGCCGCGCTGCGAGCCCTGGTCGTCGAACGCCTCGGACTCGACCACCCGGACATCTCGCCCCACGCCACGGCGGAGGCCGCCGTGGACGCGGACGTGCTGCTCGCCTGGTCGCGCACCCCCGCCGGGCCGCGCCGTTTCGCCGCACTCGGCGACACCGAACGCGCGGAGCTGAAGAGGTGGCTCGGCGAGGTCGCAGGGCCGGCCGCACCGGTCCTGCTCACCCTCGCCGAGATCGGACGGGGACACGACGCGATGGCGCTCGGCCTGCTCGGCGCCGCGCTGCGCGACCCCGCGGCCGACCCTGACGTGGCCCTCGCCGTCGGTGGACTGTTCGGCAAGGCCGGCCCGCGCCGGGGCGAGATCGGCGCCTTCACCGACGCGGTGGAGGGCACCCTCCTGCGCTGGATCGGAGAGGCCGCGGGTTCGGTCGACGCACGCCACAAGGTGTTCGCCGTGCTGCAGCGCGCCGACAACCTGGCCCGGGACGCCGGTCTCACCGCAGGCCTCAACGGCAGCCGTTTCCTCCTGTCCAGCTTCGCCGCCCAGCTCGCCGCCGTCGTGGAGGGCGCGCACACGTCCCCCGCGCACGGCGAGAGCGCACTGGCCGAGCTGACCGGACACGCGCTGGCGGGACTCTTCCCCGACCGGGTGCGTGTCGCCGAGATGGCCGTGCGTCTCGCGCGGTGGCTGCGCCAGGGACCGCCTGCCGTGACGTCCGTGGCCGCGGGCGTGCGCGACCATGTCGCCGAGTGGGGGTGGGCCGACCGGGCGCTGTCCGTCCTCTGGGCCGGCGACCCCGGCGGCGACCCGGCCGTCGCCCGGGGCCTGCGCGACCTCTACGAGGATGGCCGAGCCCAGCGTGAACGGCTCGATGAGCAGTTCGCCCGGCACCTGGCGGGCTGGGCTCCGAACGCCACCGCCCAGCAACCGGGCGGCTGTCTGGTCGTCGAGAACGTCCTCGACACCGTCGTCCGTCCCCTGACCACAGGCGGGCCGCCTCTGGTGATCGTGCTCGACGGGATGAGCAGTGCCGTCGCCGCGCAACTGGGAGAAGAAGCCGAACGGGAAGGCTGGCAGGAGATCGTGCCGCGGCCCGGCGAGGGTGCACGGCGCACGCGCCTCGCCGCCGTCTCCATGCTGCCCTCCATCACCCGGACGAGCCGGGCGTCCCTGCTCTGCGGCACGGCCACCCAAGGAGGGCAGTCCACCGAGGCTTCCGGGTTCGCGGCCTTCTGGAAGAAGCGTCGCAGGGACGCGGTCCTCTTCCACAAGGCGTCGATAGGGGGAGACGCGGGCCACTTCCTCGCCCAGGAGCTCACCTCCGCGCTCGCCTCCGACGCGGTCGTCGGCGTCGTCCTCAACACCATCGACGACGCCCTCGACTCCGGTCAGCAGGGGCAGCGCACCGTGTGGTCCCTCGGCGACATCACCTACCTGCGGGAACTGCTGGCCGCCGCCCGCAGCTACGCACGTCCCGTCGTCCTCGTCGCCGACCACGGGCACGTCATCGACCGTGGCCGGGGCCGGGTGACCCCTGCCGCGGACGGGGGCGGCTCGGCGCGCTGGCGGCCGGACACCGACGCCGGCGACGGCGAGGTCGTGCTGAGCGGGCCGCGCGTCCTCGAAGGAGGCGGCACCATCACCGTTCCCTGGCACGAGGACATCCGGTACGCCGCACGCCGGGCCGGCTACCACGGCGGGGCCTCCCTAGCCGAGATCACCGTCGCGGTCCTCGTCCTGCTTCCCTCCAAGGAACTCGCCCCGCGCGACTGGGAACCGCTGCCACGCGAACAGGCCGCGCCCTCCTGGTGGAAGGCCGCCACCACGACACCCGTCGAGGCTTCGGAACCCCAGCCGGAGAGCGCCACGCAGCCGGTGCGGAGACCGAAGCCCGCACGTCGGCAGAACGAAGAACTGTTCGGTAACGACGACGTGGTGATGCCCGAAGCGGTGCGGGAGGTGCCATCCGTCCCGGCGACCCTCGGCGGGCGTGTGGTGGCCAGCGAGGTGTACGAGGCGCAGAAGGAGTACGTACGCAAAGCTCCGGAAGGCAAGGTCGTCGCCGCCGTCATCGACGCGCTCGCCGCCGCCGGGGGCACCATGTCACCTGCCGCCCTGGCCGCCGCCATCTCGGCGACAGGCCGGGTGCGACGCAACATCGAGGGCTTCGTCGCCACCGTGCAGCGCCTGCTCAACGTCGAGGGGTACCCAGTACTCGGCTTCGTCGACGCCGGTCACGCGGTGAAGCTCGACGTCGCCCTGCTCCGCGACCAGTTCCTGGCGGGTGAGGCGAGGGGCGGGTCGCCGAGAAAGGAGACGCCATGA